GATCTGGCGCGCGGCGGGATTCGGGTTCGTCTCGATGATCTGGTCGGCCGGGATTTGGTACTGGTCACACGCATTGCGGTCGATGACGGGCGACTGGAAAGACTTGGCATCCGCCAAGTCTTTCTCGGCGAAGCCGGCTGGCGGGATGTCAACGGGCGCCTCGCACGTTGGCTCGACAGCCGTGGTGCTGTCGCCTACCTCGCGCGACCTGATTTTTACGCTTTCGGCACTGCTGCCAATACCGATGAGGTCGACACCTTGCTTGAGACCTTTGAATGCATGGTGGGGGGAAGAGAGCATGTTCTCAATGAAATCGCATAGCGCCACCATCGCGCTGATATTTGGTCATATCGCCGGGATGATCGATCTTGCGGGCTTGCCGGTCTGGGTCGGGACGCTCTCGGCCGGCTTCGGGTTCGGGAACACGCATGCCGGCGGACTGGTTACCGCATTCCTGCTCGGCGTCGTGCTGGCAAGCCTCTGGGTAGCGCGCATGTTCCACAAACTCCCCGGCCATTTGCTGGCGCCGGGTGGCTACGGCGCAAGTGCAGTCTGCTTCGTTTTGATGTCGCAGCTTCCGCCGGAGTTTGGAACCTTCCTCGCCCTGCATACACTCGCCGGTATGGCCACGGGAGCGGCGCTTTCGTCAACGCATGGAACAATGGGACGGACGGCAAATCCTTTGCGGATCTTTGCGCTCTGCTCGGCCGGATTCGGCGTCTTCGCGCTCGTATTCCTCGGGACCGCGCCAGCGGTGATCGCCCAAAGCGGGCCTCCAACCTTTTTTATGATCCTTGCCGCGATCATGGGAACGGCGGCGCTTGTGACGTCGATGTTCTTCCCCAAGCAGCAGGCGGGGACGGACGTCCAGCACTATACGGCCGCTCGCATCCCTGCCACCGCTTGGCTTGTAACCATTGGAGTGATGCTGATGAACTTCGTCCAGGCCCTGACCTTTTCCTATGTGGAAAGGATCGGCATGGCGAGGGGCTACGGCGAGGGAGAGGTTCAGACAGTCCTCCTGTCGATCGGGATCGTCAATATGTTCCCGGGATTGATCGCCGCTGCTCTCCAGAAGCGGTTACCGCCGCTTGTAGTTGGCATTGCCGGCGCCGCCGTTCAGGCTCTTCTTTCCGTTCTCATCACCGGGTCGAACGATTTCCTGCTGTATGCGGTGCCATCGCTCTTCTTCGCTGCGGTTATGATCTTCACCCACACCTTTCTGTTTGGCTTCCTCGCCAAGGTCGATCCCTCCGCTCGGGCTGCGGCCGCGACGCCTGCGATGACGATGGCGGGCTCTGCGATCGCGCCTCTCCTCGGTGGCGTCCTGTCGGATGTGATCGGCTACCATGCCATTGGCCTAACGGCCGCCGTGGTCGCCTGCGTGACCGTGGCGCTGTTCGCCCGGGCCCATCTGTCCACGCGCGTGATCCAGCAGGCCGGGACAACGTGACATTTACTGACTAGACGCTTTCAAGGAGATCAAAACATGGGCTTCACACCAAACCCCGATCATCGCTACCGAATGCCTGCGGTTTTCGGGCCGGCGGTAGGTCCCCGCCAAAGGCCAGGCGGCGGCATGTGGTCACCGGAAGAAACCGGCACGATGAATGCGGAGTGGATGGCGATCACATATCGCACCGACCCCGAGAAGCTGGCGGCTCTTCTTCCACCCGGCATGAGCTTGCGGGGCGAACCACTGCTCAGCGTTTCCTGCGCCTGGTTCAAAAACCTCTACTGGCTCGCCGGCCGAGGTTACGGCATTCTGTCGCTTGATTTTCCGGTTGCTTATCAGGGCAAAACCGAGACCCTTGATGGCTCTTTCTGCCCGGTGATCTGGGAGGGCCAACCTGAGGCGATCCTGACCGGCCGCGACGAGATGGGCTTCCCGAAACTCTTTTGCGACATGCCCGAAATTGCCTGGGATCGCAAAAAGGGTACGGCTTCTTGCGAGACGTCCTGGTTCGGCTTCAAGTTCTTCGATATCGCGCTCACGGATATGGTCGAAGATGATGCACCACCGAGCCTGCCCGGTTCGGGCGGTGGCGCGGCCATGTACTATAAATATGTGCCCCGCACGAACCCGCGGAAGGGGGGTGGCGCCGACGTCGCCTATGTCACCACACCGGCGCCGCGGCCAGGCGAAGGCCGTCCCGACGCCATCAGTTTCGAGGGCTACGACTTCAAGCGGTGGAGGGCCAACGGCAGCTTCAATTGGCACCGCGCCACGTTCGAGCAGCTCCCGACGACCTTTCACATCGTCAACACCATTGCAGACCTCCCATGTCTCGAAATCGTCAGAACCGAGATGGTCGCCTTTTCGGGCCCTGGCATCGGTGTATCCGTAAACAGCATCCGGCCGGTCGAACCGGCGACTGAGTAAACAGGAAAAAGATATGAAACTTGCCAGATTTGCGGTCGAAGGAAAAATCAGGCTCGGGAGGGTCGAAGGCGACTATGTCTTCGATCTCACGAATGTCGCGCCAGACCTGAATGGCTCCATGAAGCTCTTGATCGAAAGGTTGCACGAACTGCGATCTGCCATTCAGTCCGTGAATGCGCCCTGTTTCCAGCTATCCGAAGTACGTTTGCTTGCGCCGATCGATGATCCCCGCAAGTTTCTGGCCATCGGGATGAACTACAAGGCTCATGCGGAGGAGGCTGCCGCCGCGGGGATTCCGACACCGAAGTCGCAACTCTGGTTCAACAAGCAGGTCACCTGCATCAATGGACCCTTCGACGACGTCGTGATCCCGAACGTCTCCGGAAAAGTCGACTACGAGGCAGAACTGGGTTTCGTCATCGGAAGACGGTGCCGGCATGTCAGCCGCGAGGACGCCCGATCCGTTATTGCTGGCTATTTCGTCGCAAACGACGTCACGGCACGTGACTGGCAGTTCCGCTCGCCCACCTATACACTCGGCAAGAGCTTTGACACGCATGGTCCGATCGGTCCATGGATCACCACCGACGATGAGATCGCTGATCCTCACGGTTTGACCCTTACCCTCTCCCTCAATGGTGAAGAGCGCCAGCGGACGTCGACCGGCGACATGATCTACAACATCTGGGATCAAATCGCCTACCTCTCAACCGTTATGACCCTCGAACCGGGCGATATCATCGCAACCGGAACGCCGTCGAACGTAGGAATTGCGACAGAAACGTTCATGAAGCCGGGGGACGTCGTGCGGGTGGAGGTCAGCGGCCTCGGTGCAATCGAAAACCACTTTGTCGCCGAATGAGGAGAAACGACATGAACGTAGATCTTTTGATTTCCGGAAGCAGCGTGCTCGCGTCACAAAACAAGACGTTCCAGCGGTTTAACCCCTATAATAACGAGGTCGCTTCAGTTGTAGCCGCCGGCTCACCGGAAGACGCGATCGCCGCGGTGCGCGCTGCACACCGGGCCTTTCCCGCTTGGTCTGCAAAAGGTCCGCATGAGCGACGAAAGCTCCTTCTCAAGGCGGCGGACCTTATGGAGCAGCGCTCCGGTGATTTCATCGCGGCTACGACTGAGGAAACAGGTGCGACTGGACCTTGGGGCTCCTTCAACGTTGGAGTTGCTGCGAAGATGCTGCGAGAGGCGGCATCAATGACGACCCAGGTTACCGGGGAAATCATCCCCAGCGAGAAGCCCGGCAGCATGGCAATGGCTGTCCGCCAGGCCGTTGGTGTGTGTGTTGGCATCGCTCCCTGGAATGCCCCGGTCATTCTCGGTACGCGCGCAATCGCCACGCCTTTGGCCTGCGGCAATACGGTGGTGCTCAAGGCATCCGAGATGTGCCCCCGAACCCATCGGATGATTGGCGAGGTGCTGAATGACGCAGGAATTCCTGCAGGTGTTGTGAATGTCATAACGAATGCTCCCGAGGATGCCGCCCGCGTCGTCGAAGCGCTTGTTCGGGCGCCGGAGGTGAAGAGGGTGAATTTCACCGGTTCGACGCGCGTCGGCCGGATCATCGCAAAGCTGTGCGCGGAGGAGCTCAAGCCTTGCTTGCTGGAACTTGGTGGCAAAGCACCATTCATTGTCCTCGACGATGCTGATGTCGAGAGCGCGGTCAACGGTGCGGCATTCGGGGCTTTCATGAACATGGGCCAGATATGCATGTCGACGGAGCGCATCATCGTCGTCGAAAGCATAGCTGACCAGTTTACGAAGGCGCTTGCTGAGAAGGCCGGTAAACTGCCTGCGGGTGACCCCAGCGGCCCGAATGTTCTCGGGGCATTGGTGAGTCTCGAGGCTGCGTTGAAGATGGACGCAATCATTGCGGACGCCTTGGACAAGGGCGCTCAGATCGTTGCCGGCGGCAGACGGAATGGCGCCGTGGTCGAAGCAACAGTCCTCGATCATGTCACCCCGGCGATGCGGATATATAGCGAGGAGTCCTTTGGACCCGTCAAACCGATCATCCGTGTGAAGGATGCGGAGGAAGCTGTCGCAATCGCAAACGACACTGAATATGGTCTTGCCGCTTCGCTTTATACGAACGATGTCACGGCCGGCTTGAGACTCGCGGCGCGGATAAAATCCGGCATTTGCCATATCAACGGACCGACAGTTGCCGATGAGCCGCAGATGCCTTTCGGGGGCGTCAAGGAATCAGGCTGGGGACGGTTCGGTGGCAAAGCCGCGATCTCGGAGTTCACCGACCTTCGGTGGATCACCATCGAAGATCCGAAGCAAGGCTATCCATTCTGATTGAACCAGACTGCATTCCACCTGTTTGCTCGGGCCGGCGCCTGGCCCGCATCGCGCAGGCTGTCGGACTATTTGCCGGCCGACCGGGACGGCTTGGCGGCCGAGACCTCGCTGAGCCGGACCCAAGCCACCCGCTATTGACGTTGTTTCGGTCGCAAAGGTGCCGCCGAGAACCGGAGAGGGAGATGAAAAAAGTCGTTGCAAATCCACAGGAAGCTCTGACCGAGATATTGTTCGATGGAATGACAATTATGGCCTGCGGCTTCGGTGTCTGCGGTATTCCCACCGTCCTTATCGAGGCAATCCGTCAATCGGGCGTGAAGGACCTCACAGTTATCTCGAACAATGCCGGCATCGACAATTTCGGACTGGGCATCCTGCTGGAAAGCCGTCAAATCCGAAAGATGATCTCCTCCTATGTCGGGGAGAACAAGCTGTTTGCCGCACAGTTCCTGTCTGGCGCACTCGAACTGGAATTTAACCCGCACGGAACATTAGCCGAACGGATTCGAGCAGGCGGTGCCGGAATTCCTGGGTTCTACACGAAGACAGGCGTTCGGACGGTCGTTGCTGAGGGCAAGGAAACGCGAATGTTCGGCGACGGCGAGTATATTTTTTGGGGACCAGCCTGACCGCGGACCTCGCTATCTTCCATGCGTTTAAAGGGGACACTGAGGGTAACCTCGTCTATCGAAAAACCGTGAGAAATTTCAATCCGGTGATGGCGATCGCGGCTAAAATGACCATTGCCCAGGTTGAGCACCTTGTGCCCGCGGGGATCATTGATCCTGACGGCGTCCATACATCCGGCATCTACGTACGGAGGATACTGCAGGTGCCGAATCCTGAAAAGCGGATCGAGCAACGGACGGTTCGGCCCAAACCACACCAGGCGCTTGCCTGAGATAGCGTG
This genomic window from Agrobacterium vitis contains:
- a CDS encoding MFS transporter produces the protein MFSMKSHSATIALIFGHIAGMIDLAGLPVWVGTLSAGFGFGNTHAGGLVTAFLLGVVLASLWVARMFHKLPGHLLAPGGYGASAVCFVLMSQLPPEFGTFLALHTLAGMATGAALSSTHGTMGRTANPLRIFALCSAGFGVFALVFLGTAPAVIAQSGPPTFFMILAAIMGTAALVTSMFFPKQQAGTDVQHYTAARIPATAWLVTIGVMLMNFVQALTFSYVERIGMARGYGEGEVQTVLLSIGIVNMFPGLIAAALQKRLPPLVVGIAGAAVQALLSVLITGSNDFLLYAVPSLFFAAVMIFTHTFLFGFLAKVDPSARAAAATPAMTMAGSAIAPLLGGVLSDVIGYHAIGLTAAVVACVTVALFARAHLSTRVIQQAGTT
- a CDS encoding acetoacetate decarboxylase family protein; its protein translation is MGFTPNPDHRYRMPAVFGPAVGPRQRPGGGMWSPEETGTMNAEWMAITYRTDPEKLAALLPPGMSLRGEPLLSVSCAWFKNLYWLAGRGYGILSLDFPVAYQGKTETLDGSFCPVIWEGQPEAILTGRDEMGFPKLFCDMPEIAWDRKKGTASCETSWFGFKFFDIALTDMVEDDAPPSLPGSGGGAAMYYKYVPRTNPRKGGGADVAYVTTPAPRPGEGRPDAISFEGYDFKRWRANGSFNWHRATFEQLPTTFHIVNTIADLPCLEIVRTEMVAFSGPGIGVSVNSIRPVEPATE
- a CDS encoding fumarylacetoacetate hydrolase family protein, whose translation is MKLARFAVEGKIRLGRVEGDYVFDLTNVAPDLNGSMKLLIERLHELRSAIQSVNAPCFQLSEVRLLAPIDDPRKFLAIGMNYKAHAEEAAAAGIPTPKSQLWFNKQVTCINGPFDDVVIPNVSGKVDYEAELGFVIGRRCRHVSREDARSVIAGYFVANDVTARDWQFRSPTYTLGKSFDTHGPIGPWITTDDEIADPHGLTLTLSLNGEERQRTSTGDMIYNIWDQIAYLSTVMTLEPGDIIATGTPSNVGIATETFMKPGDVVRVEVSGLGAIENHFVAE
- a CDS encoding aldehyde dehydrogenase, which codes for MNVDLLISGSSVLASQNKTFQRFNPYNNEVASVVAAGSPEDAIAAVRAAHRAFPAWSAKGPHERRKLLLKAADLMEQRSGDFIAATTEETGATGPWGSFNVGVAAKMLREAASMTTQVTGEIIPSEKPGSMAMAVRQAVGVCVGIAPWNAPVILGTRAIATPLACGNTVVLKASEMCPRTHRMIGEVLNDAGIPAGVVNVITNAPEDAARVVEALVRAPEVKRVNFTGSTRVGRIIAKLCAEELKPCLLELGGKAPFIVLDDADVESAVNGAAFGAFMNMGQICMSTERIIVVESIADQFTKALAEKAGKLPAGDPSGPNVLGALVSLEAALKMDAIIADALDKGAQIVAGGRRNGAVVEATVLDHVTPAMRIYSEESFGPVKPIIRVKDAEEAVAIANDTEYGLAASLYTNDVTAGLRLAARIKSGICHINGPTVADEPQMPFGGVKESGWGRFGGKAAISEFTDLRWITIEDPKQGYPF